TGCTCTGCTCACTTCCGGGTCTGTAACTATGTCCGCCTCCCCATGTAGTACAAAGAATGGCAGGGTTACCTGTAACCATCATCCACTGCATTACTAGGTTTTGTTCAACAAAATTGGATTTTTGATTTCTTCTCTTGAAAACGCTTTAGTTATCACATAAATCCTTTCAATAGTGTAACTACTAATAGTAATAGTAAGTCTTTTCAGGAATGAGAAACATAAACTGCAAGTCTAAGGCAGGAAAAGTTAACCTCATTTAAGCTCTCCTCGAGGCTTATACTTGTCCTCAGCATTTCCAGAGCCGTTTTCAGCCTGGGTTTCTCTTGATATATGAGCTTATTGCTTCTTACCTGCAAAAAGGGAAACAGAGAAATTATAAATGGAGAAAAATAATTGCGACAATGCGCGTAACAGAACACATACACTTTCCGATGGGATACAGGTTTAGAGAATTAATTAGTAGATAACCTCTTCCCGCTTGACAGGATCTTTGAAAGCTGAATCAATAACATCTTTAGAAGGGACTATTTTCCATTTGGGTATAATCTCCTCCACTTGTGTTAAGATATTAATAACCACTTGATGAGGCTTCACCTTTTCTGATATCTGGCAATTTCACAAGGGTGTATTAGAAACGTTGCTATGTAGACCACCAATAAAATCAACAGATAGCCCTTTTACATTGCCATGGTTAACACTGTTTAAGCTACCAAACAATTAAGTATTCTTTAAGTGGTTAATAATCCAATATAAGCTCAACCAACCACATGAAACAACTAATTATTCTGTATTCATCATTGGTATCGAAATTAAGGATTAATCAATTATGTCATTTTGGCATTACCTTGCACATGGGGGCAACAAGAACTGCACCATGCCAAAAGGTGAGGTCTTTTTTGTGGAGTAGCAACGCAACAGCTCCTCCCATCGACTCCCCGTATAAAAATCTCCGTTTACCCTTATACTCATCCTGCTCTGTGAACCATTGAAACAAATTAAAGACATCACGTGGAAGTTGAGCATGAATCCAGCATAAGGGATAGGTTAACCTACCAGAAACTGACTTGAAAAAGTCATAACAGTCATTTACAATATTGTCAAACTTCTTAATATAACAGCGGGCACCCTTGGACCTTCCATGACCCTCATAATCCATACCAATGACTGCATAGCCGGCACATGCTAGTTTGATTCCACATCCTGTATGCACCAAAGTACAGAACTTTAGTCACCAATTCACCACCATTCTACAATCATAATTgtaacataaaaattaaaattctgACATATTTTTTACATATTCACATATTTAGAGATCGAGAATGTTAATATTTTGAGGTCATTGGTCCACATCAAATCATGGTCAGTTAGTATGATCTGGCACATAATGAGATCAATACAGTCTACGCCTACCTAGATACTGACTGGCTGATTGTACTCTCATTCACTCTTCTTTCCTCCCTTATTCCAAAAATACATACTTCCTAGTCCTGCACACCCCCTTTCCTGCCCATCCAGAAGATCAAAATAAAAGGGAAAAGTGGCATGGGCAAAAACATGTGCTCCAAATACCATGGTGGGGCCTGAAAAAAAGTTGGTCTAATGAATCATGAATTCAAGAATTGGTTGTTTAACCAACTTATACCAAAGAACAATATGCAACGAAATGGAGAAACTCAGTAATTATGTCAGCAATGATTAAAAGCAAACAAATGACAAACCTCTGTAATTCACCTCACCTGAGATTACACTcctttgaataaaaaaatacaaTCACATTTAcgcattattttatttttttctttttgaaccACAAGTAGAGGTTAAGCCTATTTAGGACACAACATCTTCTCTGCTAAAACCTTACATTCAGTAGGGTACATGTGGAGTTGTTGTTAATTAGGTAAAGCTTAGCATTCTTCAATTCCTGCGACATTTTTTTCCCCCAATGCAccaaaaatttcgacagcaCCACCCAAAAGCAATAGATACTCATAGAAGTCCTTTCACGCTATAGTTAATTTTGTATTCCACACCCAACTAACTGCAAACTGGACAAAACGTCCTGCTAACACTAAAGGAATGATAGAGGTCTAATCACTGGAGAGAAAAACGATTCCTTATACTGTTGAAATACTTATTGGAAAATACAAGCTAAGATGACTATACGTATATGTAATTGGCAAGTTTGCAAAACAAGGACTTGTCACAATAGATATCTACtcatatctttttccatttttccTATTAGCTTCATGACTAAGATGGTTAGGAGGAGGGGAAAGAGAGAATGAAGTATGATACAAATTTCTAGAAAAGCTTTACACATTTAATTTGTCGATTAATTACCACACCAAATTCCAAGCTTAGCATCAAATATGAATTCACAACTCTCAACTACTAAAGAAAttagatgtttaagaaggtgtaAAACTGGTGGTTGGGGGATGTTACATCAAGGAAAATACATAAGATGACACTAATAAAACGTTCCAGAAATGATGTTGACCACTAATAAGTGAAAAACACAGTACCCATTTCCAGTATGTGGCTGAAAGCACTTCACATGCATTTTCAGAAATACATGACATTGCCTGCTTCTTTTCTATTTAATGGAGTGGGGCAAATTACTAAAGAATTCAAGACAAAatcataaatatgaaagatGGAAGGGACTAGGGAGGTTGGTCCTTCAGACAAGGAATTAGCATTTTAAGCATAGTTAGCTAAAGACAGGGGTAGATTTCACAAGATCGAAAGTATCAATGAAGAAAAGCTTGAAAATTATTTGCATGAAACCAACTTTATGAAGCTCAACAAATGTCAAACATTCCCTTACAAACTCGCCAAGAACAGCCTTGAACACACCCCCCCTCCAAGTAAGGCTTTTTCAAAGGTTATTCCCTCCTCGAGTTTATACTCAAAATACTTGTGTGTGTATATTTTCACAGTTAAATGACATAAATGAGAGGAAATTTCCATCTTACACTTGTAAATATACCTCCTCCCTCGAGACTCCATTTAGTTTTCTCTGTTTTATTAGTCACAACTAAGACACCAAAGTAGGACAAGATTGAAACCCAAGTTTTAGATAAAGTACATCCTACATTGCCAACATGAAAAACTCGAACAAAAGATTTTAGAGACGGAATTCTCTCGCTAACTCAACTAGCGGACATCCGCAATTCTTTCAAAAAGTCTTAAGATCTAGATCTTACTTGCACATAATAATCGTAGAAGTAAATACCAAACTAACAACAAATAAAATATAGCCGTGCAATGTATGACAACCCACTTCTACTTTTTCAATTTCTAAGATTCAAATCTCATATGAGATTCAGTGTAACATTatctttaaattaaataaaacaatGACAATAAAAATGGTTGTTGAAGAAAAAGTCACCCATGCTGAGGTCAAGACAGGCAGGCCAACCCAGTGACAGAAATCTAAAGAACAATTGTGCTAACCACATCTTAATTAAGCACTTCTAGAAGTTTGTTTTGCAAGCTCAGTGACAGAAATCTATTAtgggaaaaaaataaattgaattgaGCCTTAACTGCATAGCGGTATAAAGTGAGAAAGCATTAAATTACCTCTCATGAAACTACTGCATTCCATGCCATACCCTGCAAAAAATATCATCAATTCAGTAATTATGAGAATTCAGAAGTCCTCCATACTAAATTGCCGATTGACACATGATTTTGTCATGAAATTTAAATATTAGTACTAAGTACTGTATATTGTTTTGAAACATTAATTTAGGTTAGCCCTATCTGTAAGTAGTGTAACAAAAACCAAGCTTTATAAAAAGTTAAATCTCtgtggttaaaaaaaaaaagttcagagAGGAATATTACCATGGCAAAGGAAAA
This Spinacia oleracea cultivar Varoflay chromosome 6, BTI_SOV_V1, whole genome shotgun sequence DNA region includes the following protein-coding sequences:
- the LOC110774716 gene encoding caffeoylshikimate esterase isoform X1; the encoded protein is MDFEYQEEYIRNSRDVQLFTCRWLPLSPPKALVFLCHGYGMECSSFMRGCGIKLACAGYAVIGMDYEGHGRSKGARCYIKKFDNIVNDCYDFFKSVSEQDEYKGKRRFLYGESMGGAVALLLHKKDLTFWHGAVLVAPMCKISEKVKPHQVVINILTQVEEIIPKWKIVPSKDVIDSAFKDPVKREEVRSNKLIYQEKPRLKTALEMLRTSISLEESLNEVTLPFFVLHGEADIVTDPEVSRALYEKASSIDKTIKLYPGMWHALTSGEPDANIELVFSDIVAWLDKRSDLEHKTLQNQFLVNLGSGAHVVRSAPTTPLMNGGSIKKQQKPSVYGKYLCGLKGPRMHHHSSM
- the LOC110774716 gene encoding caffeoylshikimate esterase isoform X2; translation: MRVQSASQYLGCGIKLACAGYAVIGMDYEGHGRSKGARCYIKKFDNIVNDCYDFFKSVSEQDEYKGKRRFLYGESMGGAVALLLHKKDLTFWHGAVLVAPMCKISEKVKPHQVVINILTQVEEIIPKWKIVPSKDVIDSAFKDPVKREEVRSNKLIYQEKPRLKTALEMLRTSISLEESLNEVTLPFFVLHGEADIVTDPEVSRALYEKASSIDKTIKLYPGMWHALTSGEPDANIELVFSDIVAWLDKRSDLEHKTLQNQFLVNLGSGAHVVRSAPTTPLMNGGSIKKQQKPSVYGKYLCGLKGPRMHHHSSM